The genomic segment CAAGGCAGACTTCAACCCATCTTCATGGAACCCATAACCACCCCATGCACCCGCAAACCATGTTCGATTTTTCCCTTGGATATTCACCAATTCAACTTGCGCGGCAATGGCTGCGGTATCAAAAATAGGATGTTCATATTGAAAGCGAGCAATTACTTTCTCTTCGTCAATCTGGCTAAATGGGTTAAGTGTGACCATTACCGGCTGAGTAAATGGCAATCGTTGTAATTGATTGAGTAAATACGTCACACAAACCGAGCGCTCACCCGCAATCGATTGTCCACCCAAATAATTCCAAGCAGACCAAACACTTTCCCGAACGGGCAACTGGGAACGGTCAGTATGTAAAATCGCTTCATTCGCCTGGTAGCGGCATGCCGCCAATACGGCGTTCTCCGCTTCGCTCGCTTCCGATAAAAGTTGCAATGAAGTCGGTGCATGGGTCGCGAACACGACCTGATCAAATCTTTCAGTACCCTTCTGGGTGATTACTTCCACATAATCCGGATATCGATCAACACGTTTCACCGGTGTTGAAACACGTACATCGGGCAAAGTCGCCACAATTTTTTGTATATAAGTTTTCGCCCCACCTTTGACAGTTAACCACTGCGGGCGATCTTTCACTTGCAGTAAGGAATGGTTTAAGCAAAACCGGATAAACGTACTAGCAGGGAAACTGAGAATATCTTTGGGGGATGAGGACCAAATCGCAGCCGCCATCGGGATGAGATAGGTATCTTGGAACGTTGCGCCATAACCATCCGCCAACAACAACTCGCCTAACGTCATCGGATCGCGAAGAACACGTTCTAGGTTAGCTTCTGCTTCACGGTTAAATCGCAAAATATCTTGCAACATGCCAATAAAACGAGGCGACAATAGGTTTTTACGCTGAGCAAATACCGTATTTAAGTTCGTACCCGCCCATTCCAATTTGCCTTTATCCATCGATACTGCAAAAGACATGTCTGTCCCGTAGGTTTCTACGCCTAGCTCGGCAAACAGTGCGAGTAAGTTGGGATAGGTGCGCGGGTTGCAAACAAGAAACCCCGTGTCTACAGGGGCGGTTTTTCCTTCTAGGGAAACATCCACGGTGTTGGTATGCCCACCAATGTAATCCCCGGCCTCAAACAAGACCACGTCATGCGCCTTGCTTAAAAAATAAGCCGATGCCAAGCCTGAAATACCGGCTCCGATCACCGCAACACGTTGTGGTTGTTGGCTTATTTTCACTTGATCACCTATCTCAAAAAGATAAAAAGGATTGGGTTTTTTACTTCACCTGTTATAAGATTAATACTAGTTTGAAATAAAATCTACTGATTAGTAACTTTTTTTACCAAAGGGTTTTAAAGATGGGCTTGTTAGGCAAACTCAGTTTCAAGGATCAAGCCTTTCGGCTGCGTGAAGACGCTATATTAGATGCCACCACGCAAACGCTGACGAGCAAAGGCTTTGACCTGATGACCATGGACGATGTCGCCAATTTAGTCGGCATCTCTAAACCTAGCCTGTATAAACACTTCAAATCGAAAGACGATTTGGTCGGCGCCGCGATGGTACGGTTAATTGATGGCGCACTCGCCTTTTTAGATGACCTAGATAAAACATTAAGCCCAATAGAAAAATTGCGGGCGTTATTAGAATGGGCGCTACGGGTTCGCCTAGAGGGAGGCATGCCCTTCTTGCCGTCAACTAGCCCGCAAGTGAGAGCCATGTTGCTCAAAAACCTGACCTACATTGCCAGAGTACTGAAACTCAATGGCCAAGTAGAAGGTTTTATTAAGGCAGCGCAGAAATCGGGGGAGTTAAACACCAACCTGCCCGTGCAGGTCATACTGTTTAGCTACTACTCGCGCACTTGTGATCCGGCGGTAGAGTTTTTGCAGTTATACAGCAAGCTTAGTAAAGATGAGATTGTCGAACGCATGCTACAAATCTGTTTTGAAGGGATGGGCAAACAGTAAGTAGGCTTGTTTCTAAGCATCCAAACAATAAAAAACGCGACCCTTGAGTCGCGTTTTTTATTGTGATAATCACTGAAGCCGTTATTGCTTACTTATCAGACATACACAACACATGAGGATGACGCTCACCATTCATTGCCATTGCTTCCAAGCTCTGGATCACCAGCATACTCGCCGATTCCATCTCTTCTACCTGAGACAGCATCTGATCTACTTGGCCATTTTGGAAAGCGCTAATCGCGGCAATCGCTGCATGGTGCACTTTTTCATGCGGACGCTCTAGATCACGATAGCCGCCTAGTTGCGAGAAGCAAGCATGTCCTTCGCCTTGGTAATACCACTGACCTAAACGGCAATCCATGTGCGATGCAAAATTACCCACACCTTCTTGAGACACACCAAACAACACTTGGTATACCCGGAATTTGTATAGCAGGTGATCCACCTTGGCCAACTCACAGAATCCACGCAAAGCAGACACCGCCACTTGCTGTTCCATCGAAGAAGACATTTCAAACAGTTGCTTCACAGAACTAGCCGCCGCAGCGCCATCTTGGCTAAATGTGCCAGCCTGTTCTGCCAAGGAAGACATGCTCTGACGGCTATCTTTACTTTCGTTACTGATCTGAGTGACTAAGGTAGAGATTTCCGTCGTCGCGTTCGTGGTACGTTCTGCTAGTTTACGTACTTCATCGGCCACCACCGCAAAACCACGGCCCTGCTCACCCGCGCGCGCCGCTTCAATCGATGCGTTCAGTGCAAGCAAGTTGGTTTGATCAGCAATTTCTTTAATCAACTTCACAATGCCACTAATCGCTTGTGCACGGGTATCCAAAGTACCCACCAATTGCGCAGCCGCACTAGAGTTTGTAGCTAGGGTCGACAAGCTACCTGCAATTTGTTGAACCGAACTTAAACTACTCTCGGATAAATCTTGTGCTTCAACGGCCTGCGATTTCTGATCCCGCATGGTATTTGCCATGGCAGCTAAAGATACTTGCGTTTCAGAAATCGATTGTCCAAATGATTGTAAATGTCTGGCTAATTGCTGCATTTCCATGGCTTTTGCCCGGCAATGGCTAGCATCTGCTTCGGCAGATTCTGCACGTCTTAGTGCGGCAGATAATTCAGATTCTTTTTCTGCGAGTTTCGCTCTTAATGCATTTAGTTCTTGTTCATTGACTTCTTGTTTTTTAGCGCTGAACCACATTTGCAAAACTCCTCATCGAGGTTAAATAGCCACAAGAGCGCCCGTACTCTCGTTTTTAGCCACCTGATTATGTCACATTTAAAAGAAAAAACGATGCCTCTACACGCCAAAAAACCACAAAAAGATCATGGGCTTAAACCCCATATTTACAAAAAAACTTAAAAAGACATTGGCGAAGTGCTTTCACACCGTCTAGTCTTAAATGAAGTATCACCGCCCGATCGTCTTTCATGAAACCAAGCACCCTCATTCCTTTTCCGTTACAGCAAGTTCTCATTGGTATTTGTCTTGCCTGCTACTTAATGACAGGGCTGGTCGTACTATTTGGCCACAAGGCTGAAGACACTAAGCAAGATAGTTCCTATGAGATGCAAGTTGAGCCCTTAATTATCTTTAATCGGTTGTCACAAGATATCTTGCATCTACGAATCCACATGCAAGATGCACAACAAAAAAATGGTGCCACTCAGCAACGGACGGATTTAGACACCGCAGAAATCCATTTGCATGAGATTAGCAGCCTACGAAACGACCTCATGTCATTGCAGTCTCACGCACATACATTAACGGATCTACAAAGGTTTCAAGCCATCGCGCAACAGATCAACCAGAAAACATCTGTTGCGCTTCAATTACCGTCAGATGAGTTAACCAGCTATTTGAAAAATGAACGTTATTTTGAACTGTTACACAACGCCAAAGAAATCATCTCGGCACTGGAAACCGAACAACAAAAATATGTACTGACATATTTTGCGGAAGAGCACGAGGAAGAACGCAACCAGGCGATCATGATCGGCGGACTCATCTTTCTAGGTAGCCTTGCCGCTTTGTTTGCACTCATCAGCAGTATTCGTTCCTCGCAAAAAATCAAACAGCAAGCGGTTCAACTTGCCCAAGATCCCCTCACCGGATTGTGGAGCAGACAAACACTTGAAAAAGATTTAAACCATTGTTTAAGCAATGATCTACAAAAAGACTTTCCTCATGCACTGCTCTACATCGACTTAGATGGCTTTAAAACCATCAATGATGTGTGCGGTCATGACGCGGGCGATATCGTCCTTAAACAAGTCAGTTCGCTCCTCAAATCGGTCGGTTCCATTCATCAGCGCGTTTACCGCCTAGGTGGTGATGAATTCGCCATTTTAATCAGTAACCGATTTCCATCCGATGTAAAAGCACAAGCAGAAAGCTTACGCCAACTCATTAGCCAGCACCGTTTTGTGATTGCTCAACACTTATTTCATATAGGCACGAGCATTGGCATTGTACATTTTCATAAAGATTGGCTATCACCCGGCCAAGTCATGCAAGTGGCCGATGCCGCTTGCTACACGGCAAAAGCAGCGGGTAAAAACCAAATTCATGAATACGCAGAAAACGACCTCGCCGTTGAAACCCGGCTCTCGAGTGCCTCTTGGATTAGCCGCTTAGAACATGCATTAGAACATCATCAGTTTGTGCTGTTCGCTCAGCGAATTGTGCCAGCACATGGACAACATAAAATGTTGCATTGTGAAGTGCTCCTTCGCTTACTAGATGAGAACGGCCAACTCATTCCTCCTGTGCGCTTTTTACCCGCCGCAGAACAACATCAATTAATGTTCCGCATAGATTTATGGGTACTTGCTAATACGCTCTCGCTACTAGGCCGACATGCCGACAAAATGGATCTTGTACACACCATCTCGATCAACCTTTCAGGAAAAACGTTATCAGACCCTCGCTTTTTAGAAGAGGCCATTCAACTCTTTCGTAAAGCAGTCTTCCCTAGCGAGAAAATTTGTCTAGAGATCACAGAAACCAGTGCAATTTCCAATCTGGAACAAGCCAAAATGGTGATGAATGAATTAGGGAAAATAGGCGTTAAATTTGCACTAGATGACTTTGGCAGTGGTATTTCCTCGTTTGGCTACCTAAAAGCCCTACCGATTCAATACATTAAAATTGATGGCCAATTTGTACGCGCCATGCTCATTGACGATGTCAGTTTTGTGACTGTAAAAAGCATTACCGAAATCGGCCACACCCTCAAACGTCAGGTGATTGCAGAATTTGTAGAAACCGAAAATATTGCAACATCATTAAGCAATATGGGGGTAGATTTACTTCAAGGCTACGCCGTACATAAGCCAGAATTGTTAGAAACCCTCATCCAACACGCTCTAGAAGAGTAAACCGACTTGCGAGTCAACAAAAAACCATCAAATACCAGATAAAACCTTGATTTAAAAACGCAAATTTTATTAGAAAAAATATGCTTTTCGTCTAATGTGAAATAGAGCAGCACAAAAAAAACAAAGGACGACGACATGCGCAACAATCAACCTGTCACTCAGACAGAGTACCAACTCGACCCTGATAAACCGATTGTGACCCGTACAGATACCAAAGGACGGATCACGTATGCCAACCCTGCCTTTATTGAAATTAGCGGATTCAGTAAAGAAGAGCTAATGGGGCAACCACACAATATCGTTAGACATCCAGACATGCCTCCCGCCGCTTATGAAGATATGTGGCGAACGCTCAAAGCGGGCTATCCGTGGCGAGGCATTGTTAAAAACCGCACCAAAGATGGCGGATTTTATTGGGTAGAGGCGTATGCCACGCCGATTACGGAAAATGGCGAAATTACTGGTTTTATCTCGGTGCGAAACAAACCGACAAGACAGCAAATCGACAAGGCCGAAACCCTATACAAAGCGCTGAATCAAGGCAGTGCCAGCATGCCTGTCACGCCGACCACACAAGGTATCCCATCGTTAACCATTTTACTCACTATCATTGGGATCGCCTTTTTAACCGGCATCAGTGAAGCAATGCCTATCCCTCATGAAATTGGCTATGCGATCGATGCCTGCGGTGCAGCAATCGTTTTAGGACTGGTCTTCTACTTCTATCAAAAAGTCATCAAGCCTTTTGACGCCATCAAACAAGCGGTTCGAGATATTTCTGAGCACAACTACAAAACGAATATTCCCGCCATGGGGTCTAGAGAAGTCTACGAAATCCTCACCGGTTTAAGAACGCTTCGAATTCATGTACGGGCAACGCTGTGTGATGTGCTTCAAGTCTCCAAATCCGTCGATCACGACGCGCATACCTTGCAGTCTCATGCGTCTGCACTTGATAACAGCGCAGAAAAAACACAAGATCAAATGAGCGCGATGGCCGCTGCACTCGAAGAACTCAGTGTCTCCGTCACCGAAATTGCAGAAGCCACCCGCACCAGCACGCAGCAAGCCAACAAAACGCTAGCCATTGTGAATGATGGCATGGCTCATGTGGATCAATCTATCTTGTCAGCTGGGGAAGTCGTTGAAGTTGTCGGCCATACGCAAACAAAAATCGAAGCGCTAAAAGACGCTGCAGAGCAAATTTCTAAACTCACCGGCACCATTAAGTCGATTGCTGACCAAACCAACCTACTCGCCTTGAATGCCGCCATTGAGGCTGCACGCGCTGGCGAACAAGGACGAGGCTTTGCTGTGGTTGCCGATGAAGTAAGGAAGCTCGCAGAGCGCACCACACTCAGCACCGTTGAAATTGCTGCAACGGTGAACAAAATCGATATTGGCATTCAAGATGCCAGCAACCAGATTGCAGAAGTTGTAAATGCGGTGGAGAAAAGCACGGCATCGATTAATCACAACAAAGATAGCCTAATGGAAATTGCGGCAGCCAGTGAACAAGTCCGCCACTCTGCCTCTGAAATTTCCAATATGCTCGAGCAACAATCAGCTACTTCGCAAGAAATTGCGAACACAGTGGCTAGCATTAATATCATGACAGAACAAAACAGTGCGTCAGGTCATGCAGTGAGTGAAGCTTCCAGTGAACTAAGACAAACCTCACAGAGTCTTAATGAACTATTAGCACAGTTTTCTAAAGCCTTGTAATTCAGAAAACAGACCTAATATGTAAGGATAGTTGCAAAGATTACTCCCAAAAAAGGGTCTACTCGCTGTGAGTAAGCTTGCAAAACTTATTCAGTAATTGTTATTTATTTCAATTACTTAAAATTTTATTAGACAAAACCACAATCGTTTACTAAAGTGAAGTTATTGGCACACTCGTCGAAAGGCGGGGCCGCAAAGTTTCCGGTCTAAGGGATCTAATCCTATGATAGCGGGGCCGCCTGTAGAAGTAGGTCTATCTACAGAACGCCCCACTTGACCGGACGATTGTAGAAATGAAATGAGGCCGGATCATGCATAACGCCAAATACAAAGCGCAAACCAAAGCAATGACCAAAAAAATGCCAAAAGCGATTTTGCTTGCAGCAGGTATTTGCTCGGCTCTCTACATTCTTCTGATTAGCCAGTACGGACACTAATCCTCCCAGTTTTTCGCATAGGCATTGATTCGCTCGATTTGTCTGTGCGTTTACCGCGTCGTTCCTCTCCGCTAGCGGAGATTTACAAACACCGGTCGGTCGGCCATCAGGTATAATCGACCGGTGTTTGATTTCTTTTTGCAAGATGAAGACGCATCTCACCACGCCATCACGCCTCATTGCCTACTTTGCTAAGTGGATTGCAATTGCATCGATCATCGCTTTATTGGCGGGATCTGCTTCTGCATTTTTCTTAATTAGCTTGGAGTGGGTCACTCATACTCGCTTAACCAATCCACTACTCTTACTTGGCCTTCCAATTGGCGGGGCATTTGTGGGCTGGTGCTATCATCGTTTTGGGCAATCCGTCGAGGCGGGCAACAACCTCTTAATTGACGAAATCCACGATCCTAAACAAATTATCCCGCTCCGCATGGCACCACTCGTGCTCATGGGTACGTTAGTGTCCCATTTGTTTGGCGCATCCGTCGGCAGAGAAGGCACAGCCGTGCAAATGGGTGGCGCCCTAGCAGATCAATTAACCCACTATTTCCGGCTTAATCAGGCAGATCGGAAACTCATTCTAATGTCTGGGATTAGTGCTGGCTTTGCCTCTGTGTTTGGTACGCCGATTGCAGGTGCAATATTTGGGCTAGAGGTATGGATGTTAGGGAGATTGCGGCACGATGCGCTATTTCCTTGTTTAGTGTCTGCCTTTCTTGCCAATCTCGTCACCGGGCTTTGGGGTGTACATCACACCCATTATCAGATTGGGCTTATCCCTGATTTTTCTATCAGCACCTGGCTTTGGGTTCTCTTCTTAGGTGCAGCAGCGGGCTTATGCGGCAAAGGGTTCGCCACACTCACCCATTTCATCGGTAGCCGAGCTAAAAAAGCCATCCCCTCTCCTGTTTTACGTCCATTTATCGGCGGCGCGGTGTTGGCGGCCCTCTTCCTCTGTTTCCCTTTGTCCGCCTATTCTGGATTAGGTATTCCGGTGATTCAAAGCGCCTTTCACCAAACGCTAAATGCATATGATTGGTTAGCTAAACTGCTACTCACCGCTTTTTCGATTGGCACCGGCTTTAAAGGTGGCGAAGTCACTCCCCTCTTTTACATGGGAGCCACGCTTGGCAATGCCATTGCTCAACTCAGCCACTTGCCCTTAGGCCTCATGGCAGGGCTTGGTTTTATCGCTGTTTTCAGTGGTGCGGCCAATACGCCGCTCGCCTGCACCCTAATGGCAATCGAGCTCTTCGGCGGTCAGATCGCGCTCCCCGCTTTATTCGTCGCCACGGTTAGCTACCTATTTTCTGGTTCGGCCACCATTTACAAAGCACAACGCAGCGAATCTCCCTAAGTAATACAGCAACCTACAAAGCTTTGACCAAATGATCAACTCGACATCCAAAACGTTGACCTGACGCAAATTTTTCACCTCAACTGCCATGACAAAATTCAGCATCTCTTCGTGCTCCGTTTGTCATCATGGCCAAAAAACCCGAACTCATCTGCCCAGCAGGCAGCCTCCCCGCCTTAAAGCAAGCAATTGATCACGGGGCAGATGCTGTTTACTTAGGGTTAAAAGATGCCACCAATGCAAGAAATTTTGCCGGGTTAAATTTTGATACGCCATCGGCAAAAGAAGGGATTCGCTACGCGCAGCAACGAGGCAAAAAGGTACTCATGGCGATCAATACCTTTGCCCAAGCAGGTGAAACCAAAAACTGGCAGCGCGCGGTCGATACCGCTGCAAATTGGGGCGTGGACGCTGTCATCTTAGCGGACATGGGGCTATTAGATTACGCCGCAAAAACGCACCCACAATTAAGAAGACATTTATCTGTACAAGGCTCTGCCACCAATTACGAGGCGGTTAACTTTGCCAAAGAAGCATTTGGAATTGAACGCGTTGTTTTGCCCCGTGTACTGACCATTGCACAAGTTGAGCACCTCATTCAGCACACCAAGGTAGAGGTTGAAGTCTTCGGGTTTGGCAGCCTTTGCGTCATGGTAGAAGGCCGCTGCCTACTCTCCTCATACGCCACGGGCGAATCCCCCAACACCGCAGGCGTTTGCTCGCCAGCCAAAGCGGTACGCTGGCATACAGACAAAGATGGGCTAGATGCTAGGCTCGGCGGCATTCTGATTGATCGCTACGGCGCATCAGAAAATGCAGGCTACCCAACGCTCTGCAAAGGACGCTTTCAAGTCAACGAAGAAACCTATTACGCCTTAGAAGAACCCACCAGCCTCAATGTGCTCTCTGCCCTACCAGAACTCATCCAGATTGGCGTCTCTGCCATCAAGATCGAAGGTAGACAAAGAAGCCCCGCCTATGTCGCCGAAGTCACCAAAACCTTGCGTGCAGCGATAGATGGGGCCATGGACGATGGGCCTCGCTTCCAAGTCAAACCCGTATGGCAACAAACACTAGGCAAGCTATCCGAAGGTCAACAGCAAACGCTCGGCGCCTATAGCCGGCCTTGGAAGTAACCGGTAAAAGAAAGAATTGGCATGTTAAAGCTTAGCCTTGGCCCCTTGCTCTACTTTTGGCCAAAACAAACCGTTTTAGACTTCTACGCGCAGATGGCCGAATCCGCTGTCGATACCATCTATGTCGGTGAAGTCGTCTGCAGCAGACGACAACAGCTACGCCCCGCAGATTGGATTTCCCTCGCAGCAGATCTCGCCAGCACAGGCAAAGAAATCATTCTGTCTTGCCAAGCACTATTAGAATCAGAAAGTGATCTCAAAGCCTTACGAAAATACTGCGAACAAGATCAGTTCAAGATAGAAGTGAACGACATGGGCGCACTGAGTTTAGTCGCTGGCAAAATCCCTTTCGTCGCAGGGACGCATCTCAATATCTACAACGAAACCACCTTAGCTTTTATCGCTAGCAAAGGCGCGATTCGCTGGGTACCCCCCGTTGAATTGCCGCAATCAAAATTACGCACGATTCTTCAGCATGCACCAGAAGGCATAGAAACCGAATTATTTGCTTACGGCAAATTACCACTCGCGTTTTCTGCTCGCTGTTTTACCGCTCGTCACTACAATCTGAAAAAAGACGATTGCCAATTTAAGTGTCTAGCGCACCCAGACGGTTTGGCGCTCGACACCAGAGACAACCAAACCTTTTTATCCATTAACGGGATTCAAACGCAATCGGGCGCCTGCCAACAATTATTGGGCGCGTTACCCGATATCCGCGCATTAAACATTAGCCATCTTCGGATTAGCCCACAGTCAGTCGGCACAGAGACCGTTATTGACCTATTTAATGACGCACGAGAAAACCACCTACCAACCGACTGGTACACCACCTTAGCGCAACTAAACCACGGCGCCCTATGTGATGGATACTGGCTTGGTGAAGCTGGCATTGCAAACAATAGCAACCTCGCCCCAAAGGATCATCAGCATGTCCACTAATCGTGCACACTTCCTTGCCCCACTTAAACAACTGATTAGCAAGCTACCGAAGCGTCCACCATCGGATGTCATGGTAGCGACGCTTAACTTTGCCAAACTTTCAGGCAAACTGCCAAACGATTGGACATTCCTGCTAGGAAAGCATATTGCCGTCCACTTTCTCGATTTACCTGTCGAGTTACATCTTGGCTGGAGCGGCCATCGCTTTGTGGTGGTTAGCGCAAACACACCCGCGGATGTTATCTTTACTGCTTCATATCAAGATTTTCTAAGCCTCCTCAGACGCCAAGAAGATCCAGACACCCTTTTCTTTCAGCGCCGCTTACAAATTGAAGGCGATACCGAACTCGGGCTAACCCTGAAAAATATCCTAGACAGTATTGAACTGCCTAGCTGGCTAACCACGCATCACTAGCCCTAGCGCTGGCACAAATAAAAAAGCCTGACTATTTTCACAGTCAGGCTTTTTAGTGTTTCACGATCACCAATTAGCTTTGGCGATCCACTGCAATACGGGTAAGTGCAGCTAAGTGTTGTTTGGTTTCGCTATCTGGCAATTGTGCAATCGCATCCATCGCCAAACGAACCTCCCCTTCGGCTACTTCCCTTGCGCTTGCAATTGCGCCCGTTTCGTCCATCAGGCTCATCAAGCGTGGCATCACTTCCAAATTACCGGCAGCAATCAACTCTTTTAGCTGAGGGACTTCTGCCTCTGGCGCACGTTGCAAGGCATAAATCACTGGCAACGTTAGCTTGCCTTCACTCAAGTCATCGCCAACGTTTTTACCAATATCGCCAGCATTGCCAGAGTAATCCAATACATCATCAATAATCTGGAAAGCAGTACCCAAATGCATACCGTATCTCGCCAAACCATCTTCCACCGCATCCGTCGCACCGGCAACCACCGCACCTAAACGGGCAGAGGCTTCAAACAACTTCGCGGTTTTATAGCGAATTACTTGCAAGTACGCGTCCACGGTAATATCCGTGTCACCAATATTCATCAGCTGAAGCACTTCGCCTTCAGCAATCAGATTCGTCGCATCTGCCAGAATTTCTTGCACACGCATACTGCCGATACTCACCATCATCTGGAAACTACGGGAGTACAAGAAATCACCCACCAACACGGCTGCTGCATTACCAAACACCGCATTGGCTGTTTTTTGGCCACGGCGCATGCCAGACTCATCCACCACGTCATCGTGCAGCAACGTAGAGGTGTGAATCATTTCTACAACGGCAGCTAAAGTGAAGTGGTGCGTCGATTGGTTGTTACACGCCCGAGCCGCCATTAAAGCAAGCAGAGGTCGCAAACGCTTACCGCCATTGCCAACAATATATTCAGCAATTTGGTTTACCAACACGACTTCAGAATGAAGATGCTCGCGAATACAACGATCCACCGCTTGCATATCTTCAGCAAAAGCGGTTCTGACATCGGCAAAAGTAATGGAAGAAGACACGATCAAACCCTGATAACATTGCGTTTAGTACGAAAAAAATGCGTACTAAATAAGGTCAATTAATAGATTGCGCATGAGTGTACCGCAAATAGAGGCATCCCGTCCGGTCTGAATGCGCCATTCTACGTAAAAAACCGGTAAACCATGACCAAAGACAGAAAAAGTCTTGACAAATCAATCACTTTCCAGAATAATTCGCGATTCGGTTAAAGACCGAAGTAATTTTATATTTATTCTGGAGCATGTTATGTATGCGGTCGTAAAAACTGGTGGCAAGCAGTACAAAGTTGTCATCGGCGAAAAACTAAAAGTAGAACAGATACCAGCAGACATCAACAGCGAAATCGTATTGGCAGAAGTATTGCTGGTCGCTAATGGCGAATCAGTAACTGTTGGTACTCCGCTGGTTGCTGGCGCTACTGTTAAAGCCACTGTTGTTTCTCAAGGTCGTCACGACAAAGTACGTATCTTCAAGATGCGTCGTCGTAAACACTATCAAAAACGTCAAGGCCATCGCCAGAACTACACCGAACTTCAAATTACAGCGATCAACGCGTAATTGGTTTATCGGAACTAGCAAGGAGTATTGAAACATGGCACACAAGAAAGCAGGCGGTAGTTCACGTAACGGCCGCGACTCAGAAGCAAAACGCCTAGGTACTAAAGCTTACGGTGGCGAATTAGTATCTGCTGGTAGCATCATCATCCGCCAACGCGGCACAAGATTCCACGCTGGCGATAACGTCGGCATGGGTAAAGACCACACTTTATTCGCTAAAGTTGACGGTCACGTTGAGTTCGCTGTTAAAGGCGCACTAAAACGCAAAACAGTAAACATCATCCCAGCTGCATAATTAGCTGAATGACATTGCTGTCAAAGCCCTATTCGCAAGAATAGGGCTTTTGTGTTTTCAAGCTTTTTTAATCTAAGCTTGAATAAATTTTAGTTTTTGAGTTTTCAGTTTCTATTGTCTAGTCGCTATCAACCATGGCGCTTAAAGAATAGCAATTGAATTCCAGCAAGTGCCCAAAGGCACAGAGGTAGAACATGAAGTTTATTGACGAAGCACGTATCGAAGTGCAAGCAGGTAATGGCGGCAATGGCTCAGCCAGTATGCGTCGTGAAAAGTTTATTCCACGCGGCGGCCCAGATGGTGGCGATGGTGGTCGTGGTGGCAGCATTATTGCGGTGGCAGACGAAAACATTAACACCCTAGTTGATTACCGCTTCGTTAAATCTTACCGTGCAAGAAATGGCGAAAATGGTCGTGGCGCAGATTGCTACGGCAAAGGTGCTGAAGACGTCTACCTACGCATGCCAGTGGGTACCGTGATTACCGACCGTGAAACCGGCGATTTCGTTGCCGACCTTTCCCACAACGGTCAAGAAGTGGTACTAGCTCAAGGCGGCAAAGGTGGCCT from the Leeia speluncae genome contains:
- the rpmA gene encoding 50S ribosomal protein L27, translating into MAHKKAGGSSRNGRDSEAKRLGTKAYGGELVSAGSIIIRQRGTRFHAGDNVGMGKDHTLFAKVDGHVEFAVKGALKRKTVNIIPAA
- the rplU gene encoding 50S ribosomal protein L21; amino-acid sequence: MYAVVKTGGKQYKVVIGEKLKVEQIPADINSEIVLAEVLLVANGESVTVGTPLVAGATVKATVVSQGRHDKVRIFKMRRRKHYQKRQGHRQNYTELQITAINA
- a CDS encoding polyprenyl synthetase family protein — protein: MQAVDRCIREHLHSEVVLVNQIAEYIVGNGGKRLRPLLALMAARACNNQSTHHFTLAAVVEMIHTSTLLHDDVVDESGMRRGQKTANAVFGNAAAVLVGDFLYSRSFQMMVSIGSMRVQEILADATNLIAEGEVLQLMNIGDTDITVDAYLQVIRYKTAKLFEASARLGAVVAGATDAVEDGLARYGMHLGTAFQIIDDVLDYSGNAGDIGKNVGDDLSEGKLTLPVIYALQRAPEAEVPQLKELIAAGNLEVMPRLMSLMDETGAIASAREVAEGEVRLAMDAIAQLPDSETKQHLAALTRIAVDRQS